In Cololabis saira isolate AMF1-May2022 chromosome 10, fColSai1.1, whole genome shotgun sequence, a single window of DNA contains:
- the zgc:66427 gene encoding E3 ubiquitin-protein ligase ZNRF2 produces MGARASRLQEDPVPIPIPVSPFGKDAAAAVAKRDSCRRARCPARPTSLVVDFSVSFDDAEANQSRSEEEEGSPSPSPSPDKPEEEEEGAATEAPADPEQQQQQQSEQETGSGRTPHRTFSERLPGNRHSSARSAGSARSARVRGSHQRPVSEAWIGLYRVNNRHGNIRCPFCSKPFPGGRIEDHLLNCLTSPPLPYNTDVLNKDSGECSICLEDLVQGETIARLACLCIYHKSCIDSWSKVKPCCPEHPFD; encoded by the exons ATGGGGGCGAGAGCCAGCCGTCTGCAGGAGGACCCCGTCCCCATACCCATCCCGGTCTCGCCCTTCGGCAAAGACGCCGCCGCGGCTGTGGCGAAGCGGGACTCGTGCCGGCGAGCCCGCTGCCCGGCCAGGCCCACCAGTCTCGTGGTCGACTTCTCCGTCAGCTTCGACGACGCGGAGGCGAACCAGAGCCGctccgaggaggaggagggcagccccagccccagccccagccccgataagccggaggaggaggaggagggggcggcCACGGAGGCTCCGGCCGacccggagcagcagcagcagcagcagtccgAGCAGGAGACCGGCTCAGGCCGCACGCCGCACCGCACTTTCTCCGAGCGGCTCCCCGGGAACCGACACTCGTCCGCCCGCAGCGCCGGCAGCGCCAGGTCCGCCCGGGTCCGCGGCTCGCACCAGCGGCCGGTGTCCGAGGCGTGGATCGGCCTCTACCGCGTCAACAACCGCCATGGCA ATATCCGCTGCCCTTTCTGCTCAAAGCCTTTCCCAGGGGGTCGGATCGAGGATCACCTGTTGAACTGCCTCACATCTCCTCCCTTACCGTACAATA CTGATGTGCTCAATAAAGACAGTGGCGAGTGTTCTATCTGTTTGGAAGATCTAGTACAGGGGGAGACGATTGCCAGGCTGGCTTGCCTCTGCATCTACCACAAGAG CTGCATTGACTCCTGGTCCAAGGTGAAGCCTTGCTGCCCTGAACATCCCTTTGATTGA